The DNA region AGTCGTCCCGTTCGCCGCCCTCGGGGTGGGCGGCCCAGCGGTAGAAGAGATAGGCGCTGTACTCGACGCTGTCGCGGACCTTCCCGCCGAGCAGGGCGTGCACGGGGAGGCCGAGGGACTTGCCCAGCGCGTCCAGGCAGGCGACCTCGAAGCCGGAGACGACGGAGAGCCGGAGCTTGCCGGCGGTCTGGACGCCGCGCAGTCCGCCCGCCTCGACCCGGTCGTCGGCGGCGCGTGAATCACCGCACACCTCATCGGCGAGAGCGAACAGGCCGTTCAGATCGCTGACCGGGCGTCCGGCGAGCGCGGTGGCGAGCGGCCGGGCGAGTTCGAGGTACTTGCCGTCCCCGTACGTCTCGCCGATGCCGGTGACACCGCCGCGTGTGACGACCTCCACGATGAGCCGCGGGGTGTAGGGCTGGTGTACGCCCTGGGTGTTGAGCAGCGGCGGGTCGGCTATCAGGATCGGGGTCAGCCGGACTTCGTCGATCAGCAGCTCTGTATTCATACGTGAACTCTATTCAGGGATACGACTGAACGCCAGACTCCGGGCCAAGTAGGACGCGAGCCCACCCGAAGGATTCGGGCGCGAGTCCACCCAATGGATGCCGGGCGCGTACTGGACGACATACCGACTGGTCGGCATGATGGTCTCCGACCGTCTTTCACCCCCCGGAGGTGCACACGATGAGCTCAGTCCACCCGCCAGGCCTCGACCTCGACCGGCTGCGCGGACACCTCGACCGCAAGCGGCCGGGCCTGGTGAGCGGACCGCTCGAAGCCCGGATCGTCGAGGGCGGCCGGTCGAACCTGACGTACATCGTCACGGACGGAACCGGCCGCTGGGTCGTCCGCAGGCCCCCGCTGGGCCATGTGCTGGCCACCGCGCACGACATGAAGCGCGAGCACCGGGTGATCAGCGCCCTGCACCCGACGGCCGTTCCGGTGCCCGAACCGGTGCTGCTCTGCGAGGACGACTCGGTGATCGGGTCGCCGTTCTACGTCATGGAGTACGTCGAGGGCACCCCGTACCGCACCGCCGAACAGCTCGCCCCGCTGGGCGCCGAGCGCACCCGGGAGGCGGTCCTCGGGCTCGTCGACACCCTTGTCGCACTGCACGCCGTGGACCCCCAGTCCGTCGGGCTCGGCGACTTCGGGCGCCCCGAGGGCTTCCTCGACCGGCAGCTGCTCCGCTGGGGCAAGCAGCTGGACGCGTCGCGCAACCGCGATCTGCCCGGCATCGACGAACTGCACGCCGCGCTCGGGCGGGAGCTGCCCGTCTCACCCGCGCCCACCGTCGTGCACGGCGACTACCGGCTGGACAACGTCCTGATCGGCTCCGACGACCGGATCAAGGCCGTCCTCGACTGGGAGATGTCGACGCTCGGCGACCCGCTGACCGACCTCGGCCTGCTGGTGATGTACAGCTCCGATCTCGGCCTGGCCGATTCACCGGTCTCCACCACCAGCGGCGCGGCGGGCCACCCCTCCCCCGCCGAACTGATCGAGCGCTATGCCGCCCGCTCCGGCCGGGACACCTCCGCCATCTCCTGGTACACGGCGTTCGCCTGGTTCAAGCTCGCCGTGATCCTGGAGGGCATCCACTACCGCTACACGCTGGGCCAGACCGTCGGCGCAGGCTTCGACCGCATCGGCGACCTCGTCCCCGTCTTCATCGAGCACGGCCTCACCACCCTCCAGGAAGGCTGATCACCCCCATGGACTTCGCATTCGACGCCCGCACCGAAGAGCTGCGCGGCAGGCTGCTCGCCTTCATGGACGAGCACGTGTACCCGGCCGAGAAGACCGCGGACGAGCAGCGCGCGCTGCTGGCCTCCCCGTGGGACACCCCGCGGATCGTCGAGGACCTGAAGGCCGAGGCGCGCAGGCAGGGCCTGTGGAACCTCTTCCTGCCCGATGCCGAGTACGGGGCCGGGCTGACCAACCTCCAGTACGCCCCGCTCGCCGAAATCACCGGCCGTTCCCCGCAGTTGGCGCCGACCGCACTCAACTGCGCGGCCCCGGACACTGGCAACATGGAGGTGCTCTTCCAGTTCGCCACGGACGAGCAGAAGAAGCAGTGGCTGGAGCCGCTGCTCGCCGGTGAGATCCGCTCGGCGTTCGCGATGACGGAGCCCGGGGTCGCCTCGTCGGACGCGACGAACATCGAGACCCGGATCGTGCGCGACGGCGGTGACTACGTCATCAACGGCCGCAAGTGGTACATCTCCGGGGCGATGAACCCGGACTGCAAGATCTTCATCGTGATGGGCAAGACAGCGACTGCCGATGGCCCCGACGGCTCCGACATCCGCCGCCAGCAGTCGATGATCCTGGTCCCCCGCGACACCCCCGGCCTCGAAGTGCGCCGCGCCATGCAGGTGTACGGGTACGAGGACCACTACCACGGCGGTCACGCGGAAGTCGTCTTCACCGATGTGCGGGTGCCGGCCGAGAATCTGATCGGCGAGGAGGGCGGCGGCTTCGCCATCGCCCAGGCGCGGCTGGGACCGGGCCGGATCCACCACTGCATGCGGCTGATCGGCATGGCCGAGCGGGCCATCGAGCTGATGTGCAGGCGGGCGGTGTCCCGTACGGCCTTCGGCAAGCCGCTCGCCCAGCAGGGCGTCGTGCAGAACTGGATCGCGGACGCGCGGGTCACGGTGGAGCAGCTGCGACTGCTGGTGCTGAAGACGGCGTGGCTGATGGACACGGTGGGCAACCGGGGCGCGCACACGGAGATCCAGGCCATCAAGATCGCCACCCCGCGCGCGGTGGTCGACATCCTCGACCAGGCGGTGCAGCTGCACGGCGCGGGCGGGGTGAGCCAGGACTTCCCGCTGGCCGAACTGTGGGCGTCGGCACGGACGTTGCGGCTGGCGGACGGCCCGGACGAGGTGCATCAGCGGTCGTTGGCCCGGCGGGAGATCAAGCGGTACGTGTAGGGCCGGACTCTGCGGACAGGCCCTATTCCCCACCGGCCCTGATCCGGTCCAGTACATCCGTGTACAGGGTGCGCCGGTCGGGCCGGGCGCGGGCGGCGGCCTTGCGGAGGGCGGGGACCGCCGGCCCGCCCATCTCGACGAGCCCGTCGGCCGCCGTCTCGCGCACGACGGGATGCGGGTGCCCGAGCAGTCCCGTCACGGCGGGGACCGCGGGGTCCCAACCTGCCCGGGTGAGCGTACGGATGGCCATGCGCACCACGTCGGACCGGGGGTCGTCCAGCAGGAGCTCGGTGTGGCGCAGGTGGGTCGGCCGGCCGAGCATCACCCGTGAGGTGCGGTGGGCGCGCAGGCGGACCTTGGACCGGGGATGCGTGAGCAACTCGCCCAGGAGGTCGAGGAGTTGCCGGTCCTTGTCCGGCTCCGGGCCGGTGTGCGTCTCGGCCAGTTCGGTGAGCGCCCGGCAGATCTGCTCCGGTGTGCCTGTTGCGGCCAGGTCCAGCAGTTCCCGCCGGGTCGGGCGCTGCCCGGTTCCGGCGGGTACCGCCGCGCCACGGTCACGGAGCGCTGCCAGAGCCGCCGCGTCCTGCCGCACGGCGTCCGGCCCGCGCAGTGGCCCCTCGACGAGCAGGAGCCGGTCCGCGAGTTCGTCGCGCCCTTCGGTACGCAGGCGTCGGCAGGTCCGCGTCAGTGCGGGGGTGCGCAGGAGCGGGCGGCCGACGAGCAGGTCCAGGAAGCCCCAGGCCCCGGCGGCGAGGCGGTTGTCCAGGGCCCCGGCCAGCGCGTCGGCGGGGTACGCGCGCAACGCGTCGGCGACCGCCGGGGCCACGGCGGGCGGAGCGTGTTCCCACCACTCCAGCAGCAACGGGACCAGCCGTTCCAGTTCCCACGGGTCGAGTTGGGCGGCCGCTCGCGCCACCCTGTCGGGCCGGATGTCGTCGTCCCGGAGCTCCGTCTCGTCGAGAGCGCCCAGTGCGCGGGCCAGGTCGGCGCCGACGCGCAGGTCGACCCGGCCACGGAGGTACGCACGCAGCACCGGCAGCCGGGCCTCCGGTTCGGGCCACCGCGCCAGCGCCAGGGCGGCGGTCTCCCTGCGGTCCGCGGCGGCCGACCTCAGCATCGCCAGCAGCCGCTCCCGCAGGGCCGCCGAACGGGGCTGGTCGAGGTCGTCGACGCGCACCCGTCGTGGTGACGACGGAGTCGGCGCGTGGGCGGTCTCGGCGATGGTCCAGGGCGGCGCGTCGATGGGCTGGAGCAGCGTCATCCAGTCGAGCAGTACGGCCCGGACCCCGGGGTCAGCACCCCGGTGGACCTCGATCAGGGCGGTCAGCCGGTCCCGCGAGGGGACCGCGCCGTCGTTCCGCCGGCGGAACTCCTCCAATGCGCCCGGTGTACGGACCGCATCGTCCAGCGCGGCCCGCCATGCCCGGGTCCCGGCCGACACGGGCACGGCGGCGGCCGTCTCCGGTACGGCGAAGGCCTCCCGCAGCACGGCGGTCTCGGCCTGCCAGGGGTCGGCGCCGAGCCGGGCGCCCGCGAGGGCCCGGTCGAGGTCGGCGCGGACCGGCACCGCACCGAGGCGGCGCAGCAGCGTCAGCACGGACCGGCTCGGCGTCGCGGGTGCGGGGCGCAGTGCCCGTACCGCGGCGACGGCGGCGGGCCTTTCGGTGGCCGTCAGCATCGGCGCGACCGCTTCGAGTACGGCGATCAGGTCGTGCCGGTCCCCGTCCCGGGCGTCGGCGAGCGCGTCCAGCAGGACCGGGGCGGACCGGGCGAACACCGTGAGCTCCGCGGCGTCCCGGGGCTCGGCGCAGATCCGCAGCGCGAACCGCACCACCTTGATCCGGAGCGCCTTGTTGCGGAGCGCCTTGTTCGGCACCGCCTTGTTCCGGAGCTCCCCGCCCCGGAGCGCCGGCCGGGAGGCGGCGAGCCGGAGCCAGTCGGCCAGCATCGGCCGCAGCTGTGCCGTCCGGTCGGGGCCGAGCGGCTCGTCCCGTTCGACGACGCGCAGCGCGACCGCCGGGTTCCAGCCCCCGGCCACCAGCGCCCTGATGTCGCGGTCCGTCTCGCCGGCCACCGATGACGGCTGCTCGGCGGCCGATGCGGTGATCCCGTGCCTGGCCATGGCCGCCGCCAGGTCCTTCACGGTGCCGGAGGCCAGTCCGATCCGGCGGGACGCCACCAGCGAGAGCAGCGTGACCGCCACCGGTGACGCCTGGTCGTCCAGCGCGAGGGCCGAGCGTGCGGTGAGGGTGCCGTGGAGGCCCTCCAGCAGCAGCTCGCGGGTGCCGTCGTCCCGGCTGTGCTCGGCGGCGGCGACGATCGTGGCCGCGTAGGCGTCGCCGAGGACTGCGTACAGGGCCTCGACGAGGCTGTCGCGCAGACCGGGGTTGCCGTCGTGTCCGAGTCGGGAGAGGAGCTTCGGTAGCGCCGCCGGTGTGCCCGCGCGGACCAGCACCTCGGCCGCCGTCTTCCTGATGTTCATGTTCGGATGGTCGAGGCATGCGGAGATCGCGGCGCTCGCCCAGTGGGCGCGGGCGTGGCCGAGGGCGAGCAGCGCCTGCCGGACGGTCTGGATGTCCTGCGCGGTGGTCAGCGCGATCAGCGTCGCCGACAGGGCCCTGGCGTCCTCCCCCGAGGCGTCACGGGCGAGCAGGGCGATGACGTGCTTGCGTACGTGCCGGTCGCGGTGGCGCAGCAGCCGGTGCACCCGCGCACGGGTGCCCGTCCAGGGGGCCCTGAGCAGCAGTTCGAGCAGGATCGTCTGCTCACCGTCGGACACCCCTGGCCGGTCCAGCAGGTCCAGCGCCATCGTCGCGACGAGTGCGTGCCCCGCCTCCCGCGCGTCCGCGGTACCGAGCAGACAGACCGGCCGGATCGCACCCCGCTCGTGGAGCCGGCGGCCCAGGGCGCTCACCGCGTCCAGGACCTCCTGCGGCACCACGGGCTCACCGGCCGGCTTTCCGTGTTCCCCGGTCCGGGTGGCCGCTCCCGGCTCCCCCGACGCGGCCTGCTCCGCCACGATGCGCAGCAGCAGGTCGGCGATGGCCGGGAAGGTGCCGGCGTTGCCGTGGGCCGCCAGCCGGCACAGCGCCGCCACCGGCTCGTCCGGGTCCAGGTGGGAGCGCAACAGGGCCAGTTCCCGCTCGTCCGGGCCGCCGAGGTCGGCCGCGATGCGCGGCGGCAGGTCGACGGGGTCGAGCCGTACGAGGAGCTCGTGGCGGAGCGCCGGATCGCGGTTCAGCAGCCACAGCAGTTCGAGGGCGCGGTTCCGTACGGGGCGCAGATGGGGCGCCGTCTCGTCCGTGGTGAGGCCCAGCCCTTCGCGCAGGGCCAGTACCGTCCGGTCCCCGCCGATCGCCTCCAGCGTGTCCAGGGCCGCGGCCGGCGCCGAGGGCAGCAGGGCGATCACGGCCTCTTCGGCGTCCTCGTGGCGCAGTTCGCGGATCGCGTCGAGGAACGGCCCGGGTGCGGGGGCGGAGGGAAGCATGTGTGCGATCGCGTCCCCGATCGGGAGCTCGCCGGCCCCCTGCCCGGCCAGGGCGACCAGCAGGGCGAGCCGTCGCGGCCAGCCGGGATCGTCGGCCGGCGCCTCCGTCAGTACGCGGAGCGTCTCCTTCCGGGAGGTGAAGAGGATGGTCGCCACGTCGCGGGGCGGAATCGAGTGGTCGGACAGGGCCAGGCCGATGACGGCGGGGACGTCCGGATCGTCCGGGAAGTGCCCGCGCCGGTGGAGACCGCGCAGGCAGGTCACGACCGGACCGCCGAACAGCAGGGGATCGCGTGCGGCGACGGCCGTCAGCTCACCGATGTCGTCGCGGTCCGCCAGGTCGCCGAGCAGTTCCATCCCACGTCGGCGAGGACCCGGCGGCAGTCCGGGGTCGTCGACGACCTGGCGCAGCAGCTCCCGGTGGCCGTGGCGCGCGGCGGCCGCGAGGGCGGCGTCGGCCACCGCGGGCCACTCCCGCACCGCACCTTCCACCGGTTCCCCGGCCGGCTCCCGCGCCGCATCCTCCGCCCGTGCCCCGGCCGACTCCCGCACCGGACCGGCGGCGAGGAACGGGGCGAGGAGGCCGGGCGGCAGCGGATCCGTCGCCGCCCACGGTTCGGCGAGTTCGCCCAGCGCGCCGGCGACCACCGGGGCGCTGTCGGCTCCCAGCAGGCCGATCAGGCCCTCCCGGACCAGCGCCGGGGCCAGCAGCCCGGCGTGCAGCCCCTGCCGGGCCAGCCGTACCGCCTCGGCCTGGAGCACCGGGTCGCCGCTGCCCGCCAGCTCGTCCACGAGCCGCGCCGGCCGGTGCGTAGCGGTGATACTCGTCTCCCGCACGGCCTGGTACAGGAGTTCATCCGGGGCCTCGTCGCGGAGCACCGTGGGGTCGTGGTGCACATCGGCGCGCAGCCAGGCGATCCGTACCCGCACCGGCAGTGGCCCGGCCGTGCGCCAAGCCGGCCGGAAACGGCCCCTCAGGTGGTGGCCGAGTTCCTCGTACAGCCCGGCCAGAAGGAGATCCGCCTCCGGCAGTCCCGTCAGCGATCGGGGCAGCAGCCCGGCGAGTTCGGCCGACTCCGCATCGTCGGACGGGCGGCACTCGGCGACACGCTCGGTGAGCAGGACCAGCCCCAGATGACGCTGCCCGGGATCCTCGTGCCGGATCAGCCGCCGCAGGACCTCCGGTGTGCAGTCCCGCGCGTCCGGGAGCCCGCCCGGCAGGGCTGCTCCGGCCCGGCCCGCGGCGTCGTGGAACTGTTCGTCCGCCGGTGTCTGCATCGTCGGATGCTAACCGCGCACGCTCCGGCCCCACCAACGGGTTTGGCCCCGTCCTCGCTCTCAGTAGCCGCCGAACCCCACGTGGTCCGCCAGCGCCAGGTCGCGGACGAAGGCCCTCACACGCAGCAGGCACCGGGCGGCGAAGCGTACGGCCGGCGCGTGGTGCGGTCCGTACGCCGCGGTCCAGAGTGCGGGGACATGCGTGGACGGCTGGATGTGAGTCATACATCCAGCTTCGGCCCGCATCCGTGATCGGTCCAACAGATGGTTCAGCTGGCTGCGATCGATAACGTGGATGGATGGAGCTACGCCAACTCCGCCACTTCATGGCGGTGGTCACGCACGGCGGTTTCACCGCCGCCGCCCGTGCCGAGCTGATCGTGCAGTCCGCGCTGAGCACCTCCGTGCGCAACCTCGAACGGGAGCTGGGGGCCGAGCTGTTCGACCGGACCGGCCGGCGGGTGGTCCTCACCGAGGCGGGCCGGGCACTGCTGCCGTCGGCCCGGTCGGTGCTCGCCGGGACCGAGGCGGCACGGGAGGCGGTGGCGGCCGTGGCGGGGCTGGTGACCGGCCGGGTCAGGGTCGGCACGATCCAGACGCTGACCTGCGTGGATCTGGCGGCCGAGCTGGCCGCGTACCACCGGCCGGGGTGCAGATCTCGCTGCGCGAGGCGACGACGCCGGAGCTGGTCACGGGACTGCGGGCCGGTGAGCTGGATCTCGCCTACCTCGCGCCGGACTCCACCGAACTGCCCGACGGCATCGTCGGGTTCGCGACCTGGCACGAGGACCTGGTGCTGATCACCGCGCCGGGCCATCGGCTGGCGACCGCCGGGCGCACCCTGATCAAGGACCTCGCCGACGAGCCGTTCGTGGACTTCCGCGCGGGCACCGGTCTGGAGACCGCGGTGCGGAGGCTGGCCGCGCACTGCGGGCTGGAGCGCCGGATCACCTGTGACGTCACGCAGATCCGGCTGCTCGTCGATCTCGTGCGGGCGGGGATCGGCGTGGCGATCGTCCCGCGGCGGATCGGCGAGGACGCGGGGCTGCCGTGTGTGAGCATCCGCCAGCCGGAGCCCGGCCGGACCGTGGTCCTCGCCGGGCGGGCACCCCGGCCCCGCAATCCGGCGGCGGAGGCGCTCCTGGACCGTCTGACAGATCCGGCAGGCTTCAGGGACGCAGCGCGCGCAGCAGCAGGTCGGCCAGGTGGTCGGCGACCTGCTGCTGGCTGAGCGGGCCGTCGGGCCGGTACCAGGTGGACAGGTGGTGGACCGAACCGAAGTGGTAGTCGACGATCAGGTCGGCGGGGGTGGCGGTGGAGAACACGCCGCTCCGCTGGCCCTCCTCCACCAGGGCCCGGAACCGCTCGTGGTAGCGGCGCCGTTCCACCCGGACCTGCTTGTTCTTCTCCGGGCTCAGGTGGTGCATGGACCGGAAGAAGATCGAGGCGTCGTCGAGGTTCTCGATGGTCGTGACGACCACGTCCGCGGCGGCGTCGCGCAGCCGCTGTTCGACGGGGGCGTCGGCGTCGGCGAAGGCGTCGAGGCGCTCCTGCTGGAGGCGGAGCACCCGGGCGTAGACCTCCTGGAGGAGGTCCTCCTTGGAGCCGAAGTAGTGGTAGAGCGCACCCTTGGTGACGCCCGCCGCTTCGACGATCTCCTGGACCGAGGTGCGGTCGTAGCCCTGCTCGGCGAAGAGCCGGGTGGCGGCGGCCAGCAGCCGCTGAGGAACGGGAGCCGTGTCCCCGTCCGTCGCCTTGGCCATTGCCGCCACCTTCCTTCCGCGTGATTCGGTCATCGAGGGGAACACAGTTCCCGCCTGAGGATCTTCCCACTCGCCGTCTTCGGGAGTTCGGTCAGGATCTCGACCTCGCGCGGGTACTTGTACGCGGCAAGCCGTTCCTTGCAGTACGCACTGAGCTCTTCCGGTTCGGCCGAGGCGCCGGGCCGGAGGCTGACGTAGGCGCGGACGGTCTCGCCGCGGTAGGTGTCGGGGACACCGACGACGGCCGCCTCCCGGACCGCCGGGTGGGTGTACAGGACGTCCTCCACCTCACGCGGCCAGACCTTGAAGCCGGAGGCGTTGATCATGTCCTTCTTGCGGTCGACGACATAGAGCCAGCCCGCGCTGTCCATGAATCCGATGTCGCCGGTACGCAGCTCGCCGTCCGGGAAGGCGGCGGCGGTGGCCTCGGGCAGCCGCCAGTAGCCGGAGACGACCTGCGGTCCGCAGACCGCGATCTCGCCCTGCTCGCCGAAGGGCACCTCCTCGCCGTTCTCGTCCAGGATCCTGACCACCGTGTCGGGGCCGGGGACGCCGACGGACAGGGTCCCGGAGACCGGGTCGACGGGGGCTTCGCGCTCCGGCGGTACGGAGGCGCAGGGGGCGGTGCACTCGGTGAGGCCGTAGCCGTTGCGGATGTACGGGCCGAAGCCCGCCCGGAACTTCTCGACCAGTGCGGGCGGCAGCGGTGCGCCGCCCGAGGAGATCACCCGGAAGGAGGCGAAGTGCTCGGGAGTGACGTCCGGGTGGGCGGCGAGCGCCATGAAGGCGGTGGACGGGCCCACGGTGTAGGCGGGGCGGTGTTCGGCGAAGGCTTCGAGGACGACGCCCGGGTGGAAGCGGTACGCGAGGACGAGGGTGCCCGCGTTGGTGAGACAGGCGGCCAGCTGGCACACCATGCCGGTGATGTGGAAGAGCGGGGCGAGCGCGAAGTAGGAGGAGCCCTCGGCCACGGGGTGCCCGGTCCGCTGACGCTCGGCGTTGATCATGATGTTGCCGTGGGAGTTCATGGCGCCCTTGGGCGTGCCGCTGGTCCCGGAGGTGTAGCTGATCAGCGCCACGTCGGCGGCGGCCGGTTCGCGCCCCTCGGGTGCCTTGACGCCCTGCCGGGCGACGGCGACCAGGTCGTCGGTGTCCGCGGGCACGGGGAGCCGCTCGAAGCCGAGTACCCGTTCGTCGTTCTGTGTCTGGAGGTCGAGCTCACTGGTGGTGAGAGCGATCCGTACCGTCGGGGCGCCGGCCGCGGTGTCCCGCAGATACGCCTCCCAGGCCCGGTCCGCGCAGATCAGCGCGGTGACCTCGGCATCCTTCAGTACGTGGCCGACCTCGCCGGACTTGTACATCGGATTGAGCGGAACGACCGTGGCGCCGGCCTTCCAGGCGCCGAGCAGCGCGAGCACGAACTGCGGGGTGTTCTGCAGCATGATCGCGACCCGGTCGCCGCGCTCCAGGCCCCGGGCGGCGAGATGGCCGGCCACCGAGTCGGAGAGCTCGTC from Streptomyces sp. NBC_01591 includes:
- a CDS encoding phosphotransferase family protein, producing MSSVHPPGLDLDRLRGHLDRKRPGLVSGPLEARIVEGGRSNLTYIVTDGTGRWVVRRPPLGHVLATAHDMKREHRVISALHPTAVPVPEPVLLCEDDSVIGSPFYVMEYVEGTPYRTAEQLAPLGAERTREAVLGLVDTLVALHAVDPQSVGLGDFGRPEGFLDRQLLRWGKQLDASRNRDLPGIDELHAALGRELPVSPAPTVVHGDYRLDNVLIGSDDRIKAVLDWEMSTLGDPLTDLGLLVMYSSDLGLADSPVSTTSGAAGHPSPAELIERYAARSGRDTSAISWYTAFAWFKLAVILEGIHYRYTLGQTVGAGFDRIGDLVPVFIEHGLTTLQEG
- a CDS encoding acyl-CoA dehydrogenase family protein → MDFAFDARTEELRGRLLAFMDEHVYPAEKTADEQRALLASPWDTPRIVEDLKAEARRQGLWNLFLPDAEYGAGLTNLQYAPLAEITGRSPQLAPTALNCAAPDTGNMEVLFQFATDEQKKQWLEPLLAGEIRSAFAMTEPGVASSDATNIETRIVRDGGDYVINGRKWYISGAMNPDCKIFIVMGKTATADGPDGSDIRRQQSMILVPRDTPGLEVRRAMQVYGYEDHYHGGHAEVVFTDVRVPAENLIGEEGGGFAIAQARLGPGRIHHCMRLIGMAERAIELMCRRAVSRTAFGKPLAQQGVVQNWIADARVTVEQLRLLVLKTAWLMDTVGNRGAHTEIQAIKIATPRAVVDILDQAVQLHGAGGVSQDFPLAELWASARTLRLADGPDEVHQRSLARREIKRYV
- a CDS encoding HEAT repeat domain-containing protein, with protein sequence MQTPADEQFHDAAGRAGAALPGGLPDARDCTPEVLRRLIRHEDPGQRHLGLVLLTERVAECRPSDDAESAELAGLLPRSLTGLPEADLLLAGLYEELGHHLRGRFRPAWRTAGPLPVRVRIAWLRADVHHDPTVLRDEAPDELLYQAVRETSITATHRPARLVDELAGSGDPVLQAEAVRLARQGLHAGLLAPALVREGLIGLLGADSAPVVAGALGELAEPWAATDPLPPGLLAPFLAAGPVRESAGARAEDAAREPAGEPVEGAVREWPAVADAALAAAARHGHRELLRQVVDDPGLPPGPRRRGMELLGDLADRDDIGELTAVAARDPLLFGGPVVTCLRGLHRRGHFPDDPDVPAVIGLALSDHSIPPRDVATILFTSRKETLRVLTEAPADDPGWPRRLALLVALAGQGAGELPIGDAIAHMLPSAPAPGPFLDAIRELRHEDAEEAVIALLPSAPAAALDTLEAIGGDRTVLALREGLGLTTDETAPHLRPVRNRALELLWLLNRDPALRHELLVRLDPVDLPPRIAADLGGPDERELALLRSHLDPDEPVAALCRLAAHGNAGTFPAIADLLLRIVAEQAASGEPGAATRTGEHGKPAGEPVVPQEVLDAVSALGRRLHERGAIRPVCLLGTADAREAGHALVATMALDLLDRPGVSDGEQTILLELLLRAPWTGTRARVHRLLRHRDRHVRKHVIALLARDASGEDARALSATLIALTTAQDIQTVRQALLALGHARAHWASAAISACLDHPNMNIRKTAAEVLVRAGTPAALPKLLSRLGHDGNPGLRDSLVEALYAVLGDAYAATIVAAAEHSRDDGTRELLLEGLHGTLTARSALALDDQASPVAVTLLSLVASRRIGLASGTVKDLAAAMARHGITASAAEQPSSVAGETDRDIRALVAGGWNPAVALRVVERDEPLGPDRTAQLRPMLADWLRLAASRPALRGGELRNKAVPNKALRNKALRIKVVRFALRICAEPRDAAELTVFARSAPVLLDALADARDGDRHDLIAVLEAVAPMLTATERPAAVAAVRALRPAPATPSRSVLTLLRRLGAVPVRADLDRALAGARLGADPWQAETAVLREAFAVPETAAAVPVSAGTRAWRAALDDAVRTPGALEEFRRRNDGAVPSRDRLTALIEVHRGADPGVRAVLLDWMTLLQPIDAPPWTIAETAHAPTPSSPRRVRVDDLDQPRSAALRERLLAMLRSAAADRRETAALALARWPEPEARLPVLRAYLRGRVDLRVGADLARALGALDETELRDDDIRPDRVARAAAQLDPWELERLVPLLLEWWEHAPPAVAPAVADALRAYPADALAGALDNRLAAGAWGFLDLLVGRPLLRTPALTRTCRRLRTEGRDELADRLLLVEGPLRGPDAVRQDAAALAALRDRGAAVPAGTGQRPTRRELLDLAATGTPEQICRALTELAETHTGPEPDKDRQLLDLLGELLTHPRSKVRLRAHRTSRVMLGRPTHLRHTELLLDDPRSDVVRMAIRTLTRAGWDPAVPAVTGLLGHPHPVVRETAADGLVEMGGPAVPALRKAAARARPDRRTLYTDVLDRIRAGGE
- a CDS encoding TetR/AcrR family transcriptional regulator, with the translated sequence MAKATDGDTAPVPQRLLAAATRLFAEQGYDRTSVQEIVEAAGVTKGALYHYFGSKEDLLQEVYARVLRLQQERLDAFADADAPVEQRLRDAAADVVVTTIENLDDASIFFRSMHHLSPEKNKQVRVERRRYHERFRALVEEGQRSGVFSTATPADLIVDYHFGSVHHLSTWYRPDGPLSQQQVADHLADLLLRALRP
- a CDS encoding class I adenylate-forming enzyme family protein — encoded protein: MTESIYAAKPWIPLLSEAQRAPVSPAATLVHAFRDSAARSPGHPALAYFDGRLSYRETDELSDSVAGHLAARGLERGDRVAIMLQNTPQFVLALLGAWKAGATVVPLNPMYKSGEVGHVLKDAEVTALICADRAWEAYLRDTAAGAPTVRIALTTSELDLQTQNDERVLGFERLPVPADTDDLVAVARQGVKAPEGREPAAADVALISYTSGTSGTPKGAMNSHGNIMINAERQRTGHPVAEGSSYFALAPLFHITGMVCQLAACLTNAGTLVLAYRFHPGVVLEAFAEHRPAYTVGPSTAFMALAAHPDVTPEHFASFRVISSGGAPLPPALVEKFRAGFGPYIRNGYGLTECTAPCASVPPEREAPVDPVSGTLSVGVPGPDTVVRILDENGEEVPFGEQGEIAVCGPQVVSGYWRLPEATAAAFPDGELRTGDIGFMDSAGWLYVVDRKKDMINASGFKVWPREVEDVLYTHPAVREAAVVGVPDTYRGETVRAYVSLRPGASAEPEELSAYCKERLAAYKYPREVEILTELPKTASGKILRRELCSPR